DNA from Rhinatrema bivittatum chromosome 16, aRhiBiv1.1, whole genome shotgun sequence:
TCTCTGGCTGAAGGATGGTGTCACCTCCCAGGGATTTAACTAGGTCACTTCATAAATGTGATGATCCAAGGGatgggaagttgggggggggggggaataagtcATTTGTTTTATTGTCACCTACTCAGCGCTGCCTTGCaggattatttttaaatagtaatttttttcccctccctatCACAATGTAACATTTTCATGGCCGAACGGCAGCAGCGCCTCTGCAGCAAGCGCTACGCGTTCCACGGCGCTGCGCGACGCTGCCATCCTGTGGCTGCCCAATGGAACTTCAGCCTGCAtggaacttttatttattttatttttttttaactccactCCTTTCCTTAAAatatgttttgttgttgttggagaGACAGCTAATCCCACGTCACTACTGCACTCTTCACTCCAACCCAGACCTCTAAAACTTCCAGCAGCTTTCAAACCTTTCTTAGTCTGTGCTTAACCTCTAAGACTAATGCCCCCCCCAGTCCCCAGCGACGTTCGTAACCTGCCCAAGCTTTTGCCAGTTTTAAAACGGCCCCAGGAAAGTTTCAACTGGAAAATCAGAGCGGAAGGCTCTGATAAATCTTCCCTCCTGGGGGGGGGTTCATGATTCCACAAAACCCATTCAACTCCCACCACACCCAACAGGCTGTTAAAGTCCAACCCTCACCAGATCTGAAATTTAGATGTCAAAGGACGCTCCTGTTTTTAAAATCCTTCCTCGCCTGTCATTTTACGTCCtcattccctgccctccccctggAAGAATTCACCCTGGTGGGTGAGGGGCagcaggggagagggggcagaagGGGTTACAAGGGGGAAATGTTAAAGTCCTCACAGTGACTCCAAGATGCGTCCCTTGCTGAAAACTGCGAGAAGGGGCTGGAAGGACGCTGCCAGGTATTCCTGAACTGGAGAGCTTAGCTCTCTCCACTGCCCCCTACCGATGCTCGGAAAGcctctccccctcttcctcctcctctgagccACTTCTACTCGAGCTCCCCTGGACCCCGTTCTCCAGCTCCACTCCTCCCTCCCGCTCCTCCTCCGACCCAGCTGCGTCTCTCCCCTCCAGGgcttctgctctctcttcctcctcctcctcctccttcaggccTTCAGCCAGGTCCCCCACCATCCCACAGTCCCCAGAGAGCCGGAAGGACTCTGTCATCCCGGGGAAGGCACTGGCGGCATCAGCATCAATTCTGGGCCCCGGGGCCGCGTGGCTGGGCCCTCGCGGGGCCCTCTCCTTCCTGCGCGACCTTCGGCTGTGGTGGACCTGCAGGTGAAGCGCCATCAGCTCGGGGGAGGAGGTGGCGAAGGGGCAGAAAGGGCAGCGGTGGAGGGTGACCTCGCCGTCCACGCCCGGGGCCACCGGCGGCCGCCACGAGAGGTCCAGCGGCTCAAAGTCGGGCTTCCCGTTGGCCGTGACGCGGCTGGTGCTGGCGGGCTTCCTCCGGGAAACCCGCAGGGGAGGCGGCGAGGGCTCATCCGCCGCCTGCTGGTGCTTCCGCATCCCCTGCGGGGGCGGGGGCTCCTTCCGCCTCTTCCCGCCCGCCCTGCCCTCCGGTTTCTCCAGCGTGTGGACGGGGAGCGCCAGGGGCGAGGGCAGCTCCTCCTGCGGGTGGATCTCGCTCCCCGACAAGCTCTGGAAGACCTTGGCGAGGTCCGAGAAGGTGGGGCCGGGCTCGCCGAGGCTGCCGGCGGGCATCGCCCCCTGCCGCCCAGCTTtctcctccgtggcccttgccgTGGTGAGCTGGGCGGCAGCGGTGGTCCAGTGCGGGGGGAGGTAGAAGCCGTGGTAGCGCCCGGTCTGCAGCAGGAGGGTGTGCTGGTAGGAGGGTGGTGCTTTCACGCTTGCCGTCCGTCCGCCGACCGCCACCTTCTGCTCACGGTGATGGCGCTGCAGGTGGTATTTCAGTGACCCAGACTGCGTGCCGGCATAGTCACAGTGCGGGCACTTGTAGGGGCGCTCGCCtgggaaaaagagagggagagggaggaaaacAGAGAAATGGAAGTCAGTCAAGCAAATCAGCCACTTGCAGATGTTTGTGCGACAGCCGGGCTAAGAGACGAGAAAGGCAGCTAACGGCACTGCCAGGCCAGCAGGAGCTGCactcattttccaaatttttgttatttttttggtttggtttttggcTTGACAGTTTTTCTCCTTCCAGCTCAACTGGCCCAGTGTCCTCAGCCTTCATTCCCAGATATTCCCCTCTGTTTCATATCCCCGCTTACCCATCTCCACACCCCCAGCCATTTCAGCGCTACAAGCCACAGCTCTCTCCAGAATTCGGCTAATAAAGGCCCTAACTCTAGCTGCTCGGTGTCGCCAAGGAGCAATGGGACGGGATTCCCAACCCCTTTCGAGGCGGGGTGAGAGGATGGCCAGGCCCAGAAATCATGGTCAGGTCCCGCCGCAAGACAGTGCatgcccacccaccccccacccctccccagtgCATGGATTCATGCCCATTAACGCACCCCTCATCAATTCTGCAGACATCTGCAGGGGAACCGATgctgggttttcttttttcacgCAAACGCTTACCGACTTCAGACCAACTGGCGCGCAACGCAACCAGCATCCAAAACCCAACCTTGGGAAACCCTTCAAGAAGTGACCTTGGGTTTTTCCCAATCTCGTCCCTGGACATAAGGGAGTCCCGGCTTGATAGGCAATTCcaagacatggggggggggggggggcgcagggggagggactggaggtCCCCTCGGGAGAGGCACCATCTTCAAAGGGCACCTCCCGCTCTCCATCCTGACAGTGGCCACTCAAtgcaactcccccctcccctttctaaGCCACACAGACCGGCACTCGGAAACAGAATCGGGTCCGTGCCTGGCGAGCCCCCCCGTCGGCTGGGATAAGCGTCTCTTCGAGCCGAGGGCTTAAACGTGCACAGAAGGATTGTGCCGAAGGCTCGGACGCATCAGAGGGAGTCGCCGAGACTGAAAACAGCAGAGGCTCGGGGCGAGACGCGgagagcacggggggggggggggccgaacgTGCCAGGAGGAGAGCCTGTGAGGCCGCGAGCTTTACCTGTGTGCACGCGCAGGTGCACCTTCAAATGATGCGAGGATCGGAAGGACTTGCCGCAGTACGGGCAGTCTTTGCCGGAGTGGATCCGGCTCCCGTCCAGCCTGCATCCTCTGCCTTGTGATCCGTTCTCATCTGCAGAGAAAGAGAAGGCAGCGGgttcagaagggggggggggggggggggggcgggggggggggggagaacctcGATTCTGGCTTCCAGGAGCCGGAGGACTCTGGAGCGTTTCTTCTCTCGACAAAGCTGCCGCACTGGGCGAATTCGAGAGTTTCCCCGCCTGCCTCGTTTCACTGGGTGCCGAGTGCTTACGGGAGGACAGCACCGAGGCTGCCCTACGGCAATATTTACAGGTCATCTTGTAAAGACCGTGACCTGGAAACGTGCGTCATAATCTGGGTGACAAATACATAGTTTTACAAGGGAAATGGAGAGGCATggacagaaagacagacaaaGAGAAAGAGGCTGTTTGATACCTGGGAATCTACCACCTTGCAGTGACGCCCCTTGCACAGCAACTCTTCCAGCTCCACCGTGGTCTCTCCCTCCGTGGCCGCCATTGTGACTGGAGCGTGGACTCCCCACGGCCCCTCTGCCagtccactcctcctcctccctgctggcATGGTGGCCCCTTGCCGCGTGAGCCTCCAGCTGCTGGTAGCTCCCGAAGGTCCTCCCACAGTCGGGGCACCGGCAGGCGCCCCCAACCTCCTCGCTCTTCAGAGGTCTCTCCCCAATTCCCGCCGAGCCAAGCTGGGCTCCCCTTGTCCTGAGGCCTCCTGGCTTGGCCCTTCCGCCTCTGCTTCCCCCTGCTACTCACCCAGCAGGCCTCGAGGGGCTCCAGCACCGGCGGGTGccagccctgcccctgccccacctccACTGCTCTGGCTGTGGCCTGCAGCCTCTCGGCGCAGCTCCCGTCAGAGGGGGCCCGGAGGCTGAGGTAGCCGAGGAAGGAGCCCTTCTCCGCCCCGCCGCCCggctgctcctgcttctcctggCTGGCGGAGAGCAGGAAGGCCGAGTAGAAGGTGTCGTATCCCAGGAGGTCCTGCTCCTTCTTGGGCCTGGCCGTGGCGCCCGCCGCCGCCGAGGCTGCGCTCTTCTCCCCCCTCAGGCCCAGCTTGCTCAGGTGGACCTTCATGTGGTTCTTCAAGAACCAGGGCTCCTTGAAGCACCTCCCGCACACCTGGCACTTGTGGTCAAAGGAGTCCTTGTGCTTCCTCATGTGGCCCTTCAGGAACCAGGACTGGGTGAACGCCTGGCTGCACACCTCGCAGCGGAACTCCGCCGGGGCCGGCGCCGCTTTGGCTGGCGGGGCCGGCGGCGCCGGCTCGTCCTTCCCCCGCCTCGCGTGCGCTTCCTCCGCGTGCCGGGCCAGCCCTTCCTCCTGGGCAGCCGCAAAGCCGCACAGCGCGCAGCGGTAGGGCTTGTGCAGGATGTGCACGTGCTTCTCCAGTTCCCGGGCCTTCCGAAATTTCCCTTTGCAGAAGGGACAGTGGAATGCAAGCGgcgggagtgggggaggggcaaCAGGAATTGGAATTTGAatcgccgcctcctcctcctcctcctcttcctcctcctcctcctcctcctcatcctgaggagctggcagaggctcTGGTTTCTCTTCGGGCACGACTGGCGCTTGCTCCTCCAGGAGCCATGTTGGGTGCTTCCACTGCCCTGCTGCTCCTTGGCCGCGCTGTTCTCTCAGAAGGGCTCTCTCTTCCAATTCCAGCAGCAGCCGGGTCTCCTCGCTGACCCCTTGGTCGTCACCGGGCTGATGGGTGCGCAGATGGATCTTCAGGTTGCCCTTCTGGGTGGCCCTGTGGCCACAGTAGGGGCACTGGAATGGCTTCTCCCCGGTGTGAATGCGCGTgtgcagagacaggatgctgttgAAACGGAAGCGCTTGCCGCAGACCGGGCAGGGGTACTTCCGTGCCTCGTGCCCGTGCTCGTCGGCCCCGTCCGCTGCCGATGGGGCATGGCCATTGGAGTAGCGCTGGAGATCTAGCTCACCGTTGAATGCCAACTCATGGAGGACCTTGTCCAGGGGGAGAGAGGGCGCGGGAACGAGGGAAGCAGCACTATCC
Protein-coding regions in this window:
- the LOC115078219 gene encoding LOW QUALITY PROTEIN: zinc finger protein 219-like (The sequence of the model RefSeq protein was modified relative to this genomic sequence to represent the inferred CDS: deleted 1 base in 1 codon), producing the protein MASRSLTPSPSTDSDRDSSAGISLPASTPRQHDSAATPPPPHDCLHLMPRDCLPLVQRDTLSPMQSNCLSSASRDPPFLEQRDCSSLLPRDCPPVQDTLLSIQKDRSSPTQMDSPARHRNCPLSVQKDCLSVTQQSCSSLHQVCLFPVQRDSPPSITRDCPSPAQLDCLAPIEKDLSSPTERDCPPPLQRDSPPPQPLTPSPPCLTPPSQPASPEPSFAPLNSDSAASLVPAPSLPLDKVLHELAFNGELDLQRYSNGHAPSAADGADEHGHEARKYPCPVCGKRFRFNSILSLHTRIHTGEKPFQCPYCGHRATQKGNLKIHLRTHQPGDDQGVSEETRLLLELEERALLREQRGQGAAGQWKHPTWLLEEQAPVVPEEKPEPLPAPQDEEEEEEEEEEEEEEAAIQIPIPVAPPPLPPLAFHCPFCKGKFRKARELEKHVHILHKPYRCALCGFAAAQEEGLARHAEEAHARRGKDEPAPPAPPAKAAPAPAEFRCEVCSQAFTQSWFLKGHMRKHKDSFDHKCQVCGRCFKEPWFLKNHMKVHLSKLGLRGEKSAASAAAGATARPKKEQDLLGYDTFYSAFLLSASQEKQEQPGGGAEKGSFLGYLSLRAPSDGSCAERLQATARAVEVGQGQGWHPPVLEPLEACWVSSRGKQRRKGQARRPQDKGSPAWLGGNWGETSEERGGWGRLPVPRLWEDLRELPAAGGSRGKGPPCQQGGGGVDWQRGRGESTLQSQWRPRRERPRWSWKSCCARGVTARWRFPDENGSQGRGCRLDGSRIHSGKDCPYCGKSFRSSHHLKVHLRVHTGERPYKCPHCDYAGTQSGSLKYHLQRHHREQKVAVGGRTASVKAPPSYQHTLLLQTGRYHGFYLPPHWTTAAAQLTTARATEEKAGRQGAMPAGSLGEPGPTFSDLAKVFQSLSGSEIHPQEELPSPLALPVHTLEKPEGRAGGKRRKEPPPPQGMRKHQQAADEPSPPPLRVSRRKPASTSRVTANGKPDFEPLDLSWRPPVAPGVDGEVTLHRCPFCPFATSSPELMALHLQVHHSRRSRRKERAPRGPSHAAPGPRIDADAASAFPGMTESFRLSGDCGMVGDLAEGLKEEEEEEERAEALEGRDAAGSEEEREGGVELENGVQGSSSRSGSEEEEEGERLSEHR